One Methanobrevibacter sp. V74 DNA window includes the following coding sequences:
- a CDS encoding DUF2149 domain-containing protein: protein MIRRRKGKFLSHGEEDPMAGTTNLVDAMLVIAVGLLIFLVISWNMQNIVFNENMDEQQRQKVKDAINEVSQVDQGEELEDTPDLSKSSGSGYTEMGKVYKDSETGKLIMVEG, encoded by the coding sequence ATGATTCGTAGAAGAAAAGGAAAATTTCTAAGCCATGGTGAAGAAGATCCAATGGCAGGGACAACTAATCTTGTTGATGCAATGTTAGTAATTGCTGTAGGGTTGTTAATATTTTTAGTAATTTCATGGAATATGCAAAATATTGTCTTTAATGAAAATATGGATGAACAACAAAGACAAAAAGTTAAAGATGCTATAAACGAAGTTTCACAAGTAGATCAGGGTGAAGAATTAGAAGACACTCCTGATTTAAGTAAATCATCAGGTAGTGGTTATACTGAAATGGGTAAAGTTTATAAAGATTCTGAAACGGGCAAATTGATCATGGTTGAAGGTTAA
- a CDS encoding MotA/TolQ/ExbB proton channel family protein, with the protein MVSIPGSELLIAALNVVSQSLQIPVIIFLLIFAVFAIFAFGGLISDYNCRIKLNREYKEKLIFSLVNASSIDELKSIVSNSEIYDNQKEVLLKVVNAHSLSIESRESWALNLIEDEEVVMAKSLERLDIVTRIGPTLGLMGTLIPMGPGLAALGSGDVSTLANAIIVAFDTTVVGIGAGAVAYVVAKIRRRWYEEYSSNLQLFVNAVLENLKD; encoded by the coding sequence GTGGTAAGTATTCCAGGAAGTGAATTGTTAATCGCAGCATTAAATGTTGTATCTCAGAGTTTACAGATTCCGGTAATTATTTTCTTATTAATATTTGCTGTTTTTGCAATATTTGCATTTGGAGGGTTAATTTCAGATTATAATTGTCGTATTAAATTGAATAGAGAATATAAGGAGAAATTAATTTTTTCATTGGTCAATGCCAGTTCTATAGACGAACTTAAAAGCATTGTCAGCAATTCTGAAATTTATGATAATCAAAAGGAAGTATTATTGAAAGTAGTTAATGCACATTCTCTTTCAATTGAATCAAGAGAATCATGGGCTTTAAATTTGATTGAAGATGAAGAGGTAGTCATGGCAAAATCTCTTGAAAGACTTGATATTGTTACACGTATCGGCCCGACTTTAGGATTAATGGGAACTTTAATACCAATGGGTCCGGGTCTTGCAGCGTTGGGTAGTGGAGACGTATCTACATTAGCTAATGCAATCATTGTAGCATTTGATACAACTGTTGTGGGTATTGGAGCTGGTGCGGTTGCTTATGTTGTTGCTAAAATTAGACGTAGATGGTATGAAGAATATTCTTCTAATTTGCAACTATTTGTCAATGCGGTTTTAGAAAATTTAAAGGATTAG
- a CDS encoding DUF2162 family putative transporter codes for MVFSSLWSIAFIGSIIIFSIVIGLILGLNVSKKYMVKFSIVSIMVMLILIYLMNLYNDQLNLAIGSYNYLLLFVISSILIFIGYLINKSKDVNKVISLSYLSFVLIAFTCILSKNVLNGWGDIQITLLATCLFNSLVIAVFAIKKLKILSNSYEYLGKFYFIFGIYFLVVSLFIPNLVALDVNTMKPINIVSIESIILTIVLLAVVVSLGLLYNKKNTLFK; via the coding sequence ATGGTTTTTAGTTCATTATGGTCTATAGCTTTTATAGGTTCTATAATAATTTTTTCTATTGTTATTGGGTTGATTTTAGGTTTAAATGTTTCTAAAAAATATATGGTTAAATTTTCTATCGTTTCAATAATGGTCATGTTAATATTAATTTATTTAATGAATTTATATAATGATCAGTTAAATTTGGCTATTGGTTCGTATAATTATTTATTGCTGTTTGTAATTTCATCTATTTTAATTTTCATTGGATATTTGATTAATAAAAGTAAGGATGTAAATAAAGTTATTTCATTGTCTTATTTATCCTTTGTATTAATCGCATTCACATGTATTTTATCTAAAAATGTTTTAAATGGTTGGGGAGATATTCAAATAACGTTATTGGCAACATGCTTATTTAATTCATTGGTAATTGCGGTATTCGCTATTAAAAAATTGAAAATTTTAAGTAATTCTTATGAATATTTGGGTAAATTCTATTTTATTTTTGGAATTTATTTTTTGGTAGTTTCTTTATTCATTCCAAACCTCGTTGCTTTGGATGTTAATACTATGAAACCGATAAATATTGTTTCTATAGAATCAATCATTCTTACTATTGTGTTATTGGCTGTAGTGGTTAGTTTAGGTTTATTATATAATAAAAAAAATACTTTATTTAAATAA